One segment of Deltaproteobacteria bacterium DNA contains the following:
- a CDS encoding site-specific DNA-methyltransferase, translated as MRLVPDESVHLVITSPPYWQLKDYGPPDQIGYHESYESYINHLNLVWQECWRVLHPGCRLCINIGDQFARAAYYGRYKIIPIRTEIIKFCETIGFDYLGAIIWQKVTTCHTSGGATIMGSFPYPRNGLLKLDYEFILIFKKLGVPPPVPKDLKERSRLTTEEWNTYFYGHWNFPGEKQRQHLAMFPEELPRRLIKMFSFVGETVLDPFLGSGTTSLAAKNLDRHSIGYEINEDFLP; from the coding sequence ATGCGCTTGGTACCAGACGAGTCGGTGCATCTGGTCATTACCTCACCCCCATATTGGCAATTGAAAGACTATGGCCCCCCCGATCAGATCGGTTATCATGAGAGTTATGAAAGTTACATCAACCATCTCAATTTAGTCTGGCAGGAATGCTGGCGGGTCTTGCATCCGGGCTGCCGCCTGTGTATCAACATCGGCGATCAATTTGCCCGTGCCGCCTATTATGGCCGCTATAAGATCATCCCCATCCGCACCGAGATCATCAAGTTCTGTGAGACCATTGGTTTTGACTACCTGGGGGCGATTATCTGGCAAAAAGTCACCACCTGCCATACCAGCGGCGGCGCCACCATCATGGGCTCCTTTCCCTATCCCCGCAATGGCCTGTTAAAACTGGATTATGAGTTCATCCTGATCTTTAAAAAATTAGGTGTCCCGCCTCCGGTCCCCAAAGACCTTAAGGAACGGTCCCGTCTGACCACCGAGGAATGGAATACCTATTTTTACGGCCACTGGAATTTTCCCGGCGAAAAGCAGCGCCAGCATCTGGCCATGTTCCCGGAGGAACTGCCCCGGCGGCTGATTAAGATGTTCAGCTTTGTCGGGGAGACGGTTTTAGATCCCTTTTTAGGGAGTGGCACTACTTCACTGGCCGCCAAAAATCTGGACCGCCATTCCATCGGCTATGAGATTAATGAGGATTTTCTGCCG